One window of Chondrocystis sp. NIES-4102 genomic DNA carries:
- a CDS encoding integrase family protein has product MAIRRLNKNSRFNQGDRPLAAVSTLPTVKAMLDCFERYLNLTIASGNASVDTIKTYRSRTAQFLFWCKERELYPALVTKENILEYRKHLVDESKVSPTIRLSLLSIKHFYTACLAGKLVKDNPAMEVKAPRDKREVGSTINYLSLEELQQLIDSILPIYKIRGENATKVQVLRDRILLGCMALQGCRSIEMYRANLGDFSSTYGQHYLKLDGKNSIRTVILRPDLAEEIVQYRQARKLTKEKLTLTSPLFISLSNRRYGQRLSRSGIGHVVDGYLEKCGLKHNDLNTSQERNISPHSLRHTAGTLSLQNGSSLREVQDFLGHSDPKTTAVYTHILSSQENNPASKIDIDF; this is encoded by the coding sequence ATGGCAATTCGACGGTTGAATAAAAATAGTAGATTTAATCAAGGCGATCGCCCTCTTGCTGCCGTCTCTACTTTACCTACGGTCAAGGCAATGCTGGACTGTTTTGAGAGATATCTTAACTTAACTATCGCTTCGGGTAATGCTAGCGTTGATACGATTAAAACTTATCGCAGTCGTACTGCTCAGTTTCTTTTTTGGTGTAAAGAGCGAGAACTTTATCCAGCCTTAGTTACGAAGGAAAATATCCTTGAATATCGTAAGCACTTGGTTGATGAGTCGAAAGTATCCCCGACTATTCGATTATCTTTGCTTTCGATTAAGCATTTTTATACTGCTTGTTTGGCTGGAAAATTGGTGAAGGATAATCCAGCTATGGAAGTAAAAGCACCCAGAGACAAGCGCGAGGTTGGTAGCACGATTAATTATTTATCCCTAGAGGAACTACAACAGCTAATTGATAGTATTTTACCTATCTATAAAATACGCGGGGAGAATGCTACCAAAGTACAGGTATTGCGCGATCGCATTCTGTTGGGCTGTATGGCCCTTCAAGGTTGTCGTAGCATTGAGATGTATCGGGCTAATTTGGGAGATTTTAGCTCGACTTACGGTCAGCATTATCTTAAGTTAGATGGTAAAAATAGCATTAGAACTGTTATTTTACGACCCGATTTGGCAGAAGAAATAGTTCAATATCGGCAAGCACGTAAGTTAACTAAAGAAAAACTTACTTTAACCTCTCCATTATTTATCTCACTATCAAATCGTCGTTACGGTCAACGCTTATCTAGAAGCGGTATTGGTCATGTAGTTGATGGCTATCTAGAAAAGTGTGGCTTAAAACACAACGACTTGAATACTAGTCAAGAAAGAAATATTTCTCCCCACAGCCTGCGTCATACCGCAGGTACTTTAAGTCTTCAAAATGGTTCTTCTTTACGGGAGGTACAGGATTTTCTCGGACACAGCGACCCGAAAACAACTGCTGTGTATACTCACATTCTTAGTTCTCAGGAAAATAATCCTGCTTCAAAAATTGATATTGATTTTTAA
- a CDS encoding two-component response regulator — translation MRILLVEDEPNLGAAIERTLKHHKYVVDWVQNGNDAWGYLESNWTQYTVAVFDWLVPGLSGIELLKKLRAQNNPLPVLMLTARDRMQDKVTGLDAGADDYLIKPFGMAELLARLRALQRRSPQIQPQQLQLGNLLLDCGNQTVYYLAPEGEKRPVLLTNKEFQLLEYFMKHPNQIITSEQIRNQLWEADAESFSNVVAAQVRLLRRKLELISSTNIIETLRGLGYRLNWEADETKQTVQ, via the coding sequence ATGAGAATTCTCCTCGTTGAAGACGAACCAAACTTAGGTGCTGCGATCGAACGCACTTTAAAACACCATAAATATGTAGTCGATTGGGTACAAAATGGCAATGACGCTTGGGGTTACTTAGAAAGTAATTGGACGCAATACACGGTAGCGGTTTTCGATTGGTTAGTACCTGGTTTGTCGGGAATAGAATTGCTGAAAAAGTTACGCGCTCAAAACAATCCTCTCCCAGTTTTAATGCTCACTGCTAGAGATCGGATGCAAGATAAGGTAACTGGATTGGATGCGGGAGCAGATGATTATTTAATTAAACCCTTTGGTATGGCAGAATTATTAGCACGTTTACGAGCCTTACAGAGGCGATCGCCCCAAATTCAACCCCAACAGTTGCAGTTAGGAAACTTACTCCTAGACTGTGGCAATCAAACTGTTTATTATCTAGCTCCAGAAGGCGAAAAGCGCCCAGTCTTGCTTACTAATAAAGAATTTCAGCTACTGGAATATTTTATGAAGCATCCGAATCAAATTATCACTAGCGAGCAGATTCGCAATCAACTTTGGGAAGCGGATGCAGAATCTTTTAGCAATGTGGTAGCTGCTCAAGTACGTTTACTCAGACGCAAGTTGGAATTAATCTCTAGCACTAATATAATTGAAACTTTACGCGGTTTGGGATATCGCTTGAATTGGGAAGCAGATGAGACAAAACAAACTGTTCAATAA
- a CDS encoding two-component response regulator, translated as MKILLVEDEPEMGTAIKDILNQEKYIVDWAQNGNEAWSYLEEEIADYTLAIFDWLIPGLSGLELCARLRSRDNLLPVLILTAKDQMEDKVAGLDAGADDYLVKPFGVPEFLARVRALQRRSPLFQPQQLEVEGLILDCGTRIVRWQAPNGEMQETYLTTKEFQLLEYFMKYPKRVIPSDRIRRQIWDINAYNYSNVVAAQVRLLRRKLESIGGTNIIETVPGVGYRLNLEP; from the coding sequence ATGAAAATACTGCTAGTCGAAGATGAGCCAGAAATGGGAACTGCCATCAAGGATATCTTAAATCAGGAAAAGTACATAGTAGATTGGGCGCAGAATGGCAATGAAGCATGGTCATATCTGGAAGAAGAAATCGCCGATTACACTCTGGCTATTTTTGATTGGCTGATACCTGGACTATCTGGGTTGGAGTTGTGCGCGCGATTGCGAAGCCGAGATAATCTTTTACCAGTTTTAATCCTAACTGCCAAAGACCAAATGGAGGATAAGGTGGCTGGTTTGGATGCAGGTGCGGATGATTATCTGGTTAAACCATTCGGTGTACCCGAATTCTTGGCAAGGGTACGCGCTTTACAGCGTCGATCGCCTCTATTTCAACCCCAACAGCTAGAAGTAGAAGGACTTATCTTAGACTGCGGTACTCGTATCGTTCGTTGGCAAGCACCAAATGGCGAGATGCAGGAAACTTACCTAACAACTAAGGAATTTCAACTATTGGAATATTTTATGAAGTATCCCAAACGAGTGATTCCCAGCGATCGCATCCGCCGTCAGATTTGGGATATTAACGCCTATAATTACAGTAATGTGGTGGCAGCCCAAGTACGTTTGCTCAGACGCAAATTAGAATCGATTGGTGGTACTAACATTATTGAAACCGTGCCTGGTGTCGGCTATCGTCTCAATCTAGAACCATGA
- a CDS encoding cation efflux system protein: protein MSHSHSHDHGSGNYNRAFIISVALNTSFVIIEAVYGILANSLALLADAGHNLSDVLGLLLAWGASILSRRLPTQRRTYGLRRSSILAALLNASFLLVVSGGIGWEAIQRFREPAPVAGVTIITVAAIGIVINTASALMFLSGRKNDLNIRGAFWHLIADAAVSVGAVLAGIAIITTDWLWFDPAVSLIVTVVIVAGTWQLFRESLNLITDAVPAGIEPLAVRTYLSELPGVSGVHDLHIWAMSTTETALTVHLVMPSGYPGDAFLARLVGELHDNFSIEHPTIQMETGDQSYSCPFIAEDTV, encoded by the coding sequence ATGTCTCACTCTCACAGTCACGATCACGGTAGTGGTAATTACAATCGCGCCTTTATCATCAGCGTCGCTCTCAACACTAGTTTTGTTATCATTGAGGCAGTCTATGGTATTCTTGCCAATTCTCTTGCCTTGCTTGCCGATGCAGGTCACAATCTGAGTGACGTTTTAGGATTACTGTTAGCTTGGGGTGCAAGTATACTTTCCCGTCGCTTACCCACACAGCGTCGTACCTATGGGTTGCGTCGCTCTTCGATTTTGGCGGCACTTTTGAACGCCAGCTTTCTTTTAGTTGTGTCTGGTGGAATTGGTTGGGAAGCCATTCAAAGGTTTCGCGAACCCGCTCCCGTAGCAGGAGTAACTATCATTACAGTAGCAGCGATCGGTATTGTCATCAATACGGCTAGTGCTTTAATGTTTTTATCGGGACGTAAAAACGATCTGAATATTCGAGGTGCTTTCTGGCATTTGATTGCAGATGCTGCGGTATCTGTAGGAGCCGTACTGGCTGGGATTGCTATTATTACAACTGATTGGCTGTGGTTCGATCCTGCCGTTAGTTTAATCGTCACCGTAGTAATTGTAGCTGGAACTTGGCAATTGTTTCGCGAGTCCTTAAATTTGATTACCGATGCCGTACCAGCAGGAATCGAACCCTTAGCCGTGCGTACTTATTTAAGCGAACTTCCTGGTGTGAGTGGCGTTCATGATTTGCATATTTGGGCGATGAGTACTACAGAAACAGCCCTAACCGTTCATCTTGTTATGCCTTCTGGATATCCTGGGGATGCTTTTTTAGCTAGGTTGGTTGGGGAACTACACGATAATTTTAGTATCGAACATCCAACTATTCAAATGGAAACTGGCGATCAGAGTTACTCTTGTCCTTTTATTGCAGAAGATACTGTTTAA
- a CDS encoding two-component sensor histidine kinase, whose product MRQNKLFNKTRVSLSLWYAGVMGLILSLLGFGVYKAVSHAHWVALDRELESVAGTLHDSLELKLKQPEIIEPIVKKLLPNLCLVGNSCVSERSNSQRHILSAVDRGNYYARLYDTSGRLIAIAGDYPEGLPQTLNKELWQTLSDRNNNIYHQISFSLHTQTREDWGYFQVGRSLTDFEDYLGRVKLVLLLGLPISLTFVAFASWWLAGLAMQPIYRSYQQIEQFTADAAHELRTPLAAMQATVESALLVDLDKQEAKGILTAIERENKRLIQLVADLLLLARMDRKAIPLRRELCCLNDLVSDLVEELEPLAIANQITLTNVFRVKKSINVSGDCDQLYRLVYNLIVNAIQHTPPDGQVTVILERDASDALIQVKDTGIGIAPEHQKHIFDRFYRVQSDRSRSTGGSGLGLAIAKSIARSHSFKLSVHSQLGQGSTFTLKWRTAEFER is encoded by the coding sequence ATGAGACAAAACAAACTGTTCAATAAAACTCGCGTTTCATTGTCTCTCTGGTATGCAGGAGTAATGGGATTGATTTTGAGTCTGCTGGGATTTGGAGTCTATAAAGCAGTCTCTCACGCTCATTGGGTTGCCCTCGATCGCGAATTAGAATCTGTAGCAGGAACTTTGCACGACAGTTTAGAACTAAAATTGAAGCAGCCAGAAATAATCGAGCCGATTGTTAAAAAACTGTTGCCCAATCTTTGCTTAGTTGGAAATAGCTGTGTTTCCGAGCGTTCTAACTCGCAACGTCATATCCTTTCTGCTGTCGATCGAGGTAATTACTATGCCCGTTTGTACGATACGTCGGGACGTTTAATCGCTATTGCTGGAGATTATCCAGAAGGGTTGCCTCAAACATTAAACAAAGAACTCTGGCAGACTTTGAGCGATCGCAATAATAACATTTATCACCAAATTTCTTTCTCGCTGCACACTCAAACCAGAGAAGATTGGGGATATTTTCAAGTTGGACGCAGCCTTACTGATTTTGAAGATTATCTCGGTAGAGTAAAATTGGTTCTGTTATTAGGATTACCAATTTCATTAACTTTCGTAGCTTTTGCAAGTTGGTGGTTGGCTGGTTTGGCGATGCAACCGATTTACCGCTCTTATCAACAAATCGAACAGTTTACAGCAGATGCCGCACACGAGTTGAGAACGCCTTTAGCTGCGATGCAAGCGACGGTAGAGTCAGCATTGTTAGTCGATCTAGACAAACAAGAAGCAAAAGGTATTTTAACTGCGATCGAGCGAGAAAATAAAAGACTGATTCAACTAGTTGCCGATTTATTACTGTTGGCTCGCATGGATCGAAAAGCAATTCCTTTACGCCGCGAACTCTGCTGTTTAAATGATTTGGTTAGCGATTTAGTAGAAGAATTAGAACCATTGGCGATCGCTAATCAAATAACGCTGACGAATGTATTTAGGGTTAAAAAATCTATAAACGTAAGTGGTGATTGCGACCAATTATATCGCCTAGTTTATAATTTGATTGTCAATGCTATTCAACACACCCCCCCAGACGGTCAAGTTACGGTTATTTTAGAGCGCGATGCCTCTGATGCTCTAATTCAAGTTAAAGATACAGGTATTGGTATTGCCCCAGAACATCAAAAACATATCTTTGATCGCTTCTATCGGGTACAGAGCGATCGTTCTCGCAGCACTGGTGGTTCGGGTTTGGGATTGGCGATCGCCAAATCTATAGCGCGATCGCATTCCTTTAAATTAAGTGTACACAGCCAACTAGGGCAGGGCAGCACTTTTACCCTAAAATGGCGAACAGCCGAATTTGAGCGATGA
- a CDS encoding outer membrane efflux protein, with amino-acid sequence MSIFLVRGKSKHSVIVLYKILQDMSLSRKLIIIGVGVSISLVKLELAQAQTMPLAETNSNLQLPSSPTQVQIKKIEPITLKQALEVAQKKNRELQIAALTLERSRSALQQAQRALLPTLGINGELRQVGDQERPGDIIFEPESDSPTFLSGTVEANYNLFTFGKRSAQIKTAQEQIKFEQLELKRIRQQTRLDVSSAYYDLQEADEQVKIAQAAVENARIGLRDAQLLEEGGTGSKIDTIRASVQLKNAEQDLTQAQTDGDIASDKLTRILSLPETVDVAAADPIQTAGQWNRSLEESIILAFQNRAELKQQSIQRNITSQQRQIALAEIRPTVSLFANYQALSELSNKGADGYAAGARVAWNFFDGGTASAAAKQEDANIKIAETRFADTRSQIRLEIEQAYKNLMANAKNIETATAALEQAQEALELISFGYRRGATTQLEVNTAQNELTNAAGNRVKAILNYNRSLTSLRRAINNL; translated from the coding sequence GTGTCAATCTTTTTAGTTAGAGGTAAATCTAAACACTCGGTTATTGTCTTATACAAAATTTTGCAAGATATGTCTTTGTCTCGAAAGCTAATTATTATCGGTGTGGGTGTGAGCATTAGTTTAGTTAAATTAGAATTAGCACAAGCGCAAACAATGCCACTTGCTGAAACTAACTCGAATTTACAACTTCCCAGTTCACCAACCCAAGTGCAAATCAAAAAAATCGAACCAATTACTTTAAAACAAGCCTTAGAAGTAGCGCAGAAGAAAAATAGAGAATTACAGATTGCTGCTTTGACTTTAGAGCGATCGCGCTCGGCTCTACAACAAGCTCAGAGGGCTTTACTGCCTACTTTGGGAATAAACGGAGAACTTAGACAGGTTGGCGACCAAGAAAGACCTGGAGACATAATTTTCGAGCCAGAATCTGATTCGCCTACTTTTTTGAGCGGTACGGTCGAAGCTAATTATAACCTTTTTACTTTTGGCAAGCGATCGGCACAAATTAAAACTGCCCAGGAACAAATAAAATTCGAGCAGTTAGAATTAAAAAGAATTCGCCAACAAACTAGACTAGATGTTTCTAGTGCTTACTATGATTTGCAGGAAGCTGACGAACAAGTAAAAATCGCTCAAGCTGCCGTAGAAAATGCTCGAATCGGTCTGCGTGATGCCCAATTGTTAGAGGAAGGAGGAACAGGAAGTAAAATTGATACGATTAGAGCTTCAGTGCAGTTGAAAAATGCCGAACAAGACTTAACTCAAGCTCAAACCGATGGAGATATAGCTAGCGACAAGTTAACTAGAATTCTAAGTTTGCCCGAAACAGTTGATGTTGCTGCTGCCGATCCTATCCAAACAGCAGGTCAATGGAATCGCTCTTTAGAAGAAAGCATTATTTTGGCTTTTCAAAATCGAGCGGAATTAAAACAGCAGTCAATACAGCGGAATATTACCTCTCAACAGCGACAAATAGCTTTAGCTGAAATCAGACCAACTGTGAGTTTGTTTGCTAATTACCAGGCATTAAGCGAACTAAGTAATAAAGGAGCAGATGGATATGCAGCAGGAGCTAGAGTTGCCTGGAATTTCTTTGATGGGGGAACGGCATCAGCAGCAGCAAAACAGGAAGATGCGAACATTAAGATTGCCGAAACTCGCTTTGCCGATACCCGCAGTCAAATTCGTTTGGAAATCGAACAAGCTTACAAAAATCTGATGGCAAATGCTAAGAATATCGAAACGGCAACTGCTGCCCTAGAACAAGCACAAGAAGCACTGGAGTTGATTAGCTTTGGCTATCGTCGAGGTGCAACTACTCAATTAGAAGTAAACACGGCACAAAATGAATTGACCAACGCTGCTGGCAATAGAGTAAAAGCAATTTTGAACTACAATCGCTCTTTGACCTCGCTAAGAAGAGCAATTAACAACTTATAG
- a CDS encoding two-component sensor histidine kinase: protein MRPSKLFGKSHASLALWYAGVMGLILSLLGVVGYKAIARAYRVDIDKDLQSIAGTLHQSLELQLKQPEQIEPLVEQLLPNLCLAGNSCSPVKLSSPSHHNLSAINQGSYYVRLFSPSGRLLAVAGAYPQGLFPVFDKKTWQTISDLQGKDYRLHTLLLHTRKHRDWGYLQVGQSLEDYEDFLTRAKKVLAVGLPISLLLIGGASWWLASLAMRPIYQSYKQMEQFCADVAHELRTPLTTVQTTVESALLLPKLESKKALSVLRTVENQNRRLIQLVVDLLLLASTNKRSIPLHREPCCLNDLIQDLVEELLSLAIAARVTLNCELRVNNPLYVLGDCDQLYRLVANLIVNAIQHTPANGKVTVILKRNHDYALIQVWDTGVGIAPQHQKHIFDRFYRVESDRSRNTGGSGLGLAIAQAIARSHHASLTVKSELGKGSIFIVQLPLVKSKKTA from the coding sequence ATGAGACCAAGCAAACTGTTCGGTAAGTCTCACGCTTCTTTAGCTCTCTGGTATGCGGGAGTAATGGGGTTAATTTTGAGTCTTTTAGGAGTGGTAGGATACAAAGCAATTGCTCGTGCTTATCGGGTTGATATTGATAAGGATTTGCAATCAATAGCAGGAACGCTACATCAAAGTCTAGAATTACAACTCAAACAACCCGAACAAATAGAACCTTTAGTCGAGCAACTTTTACCCAATCTTTGTTTAGCAGGAAATAGTTGTTCTCCAGTCAAGTTAAGTTCTCCCTCTCACCACAATCTTAGTGCCATTAACCAAGGCAGCTACTACGTTCGTTTATTTTCTCCTTCTGGTCGTTTGTTAGCGGTTGCAGGGGCTTATCCACAAGGTTTATTCCCAGTTTTTGACAAAAAAACCTGGCAAACTATTTCAGATCTCCAAGGCAAAGATTATCGCCTTCATACCCTTTTACTACATACTCGAAAACATAGGGATTGGGGTTATCTGCAAGTAGGGCAAAGTCTTGAAGATTACGAGGACTTTCTTACCAGGGCAAAAAAGGTTTTGGCTGTGGGTTTACCCATTTCGTTGCTTTTAATTGGCGGTGCTAGTTGGTGGCTGGCGAGTTTAGCTATGCGTCCGATTTATCAATCCTACAAGCAAATGGAGCAGTTTTGCGCCGATGTCGCCCACGAACTGCGAACTCCTTTAACTACGGTACAGACGACTGTTGAATCGGCACTGTTATTGCCTAAGTTAGAGTCAAAAAAAGCACTGAGCGTCTTGAGAACCGTCGAAAATCAAAATCGACGACTGATTCAGCTAGTTGTCGATCTCCTGTTATTAGCCAGTACAAATAAACGCTCTATACCACTGCATCGCGAACCCTGTTGCTTAAATGATTTGATTCAAGATTTAGTAGAAGAATTACTCTCATTAGCGATCGCAGCTAGGGTAACACTGAATTGCGAACTACGAGTAAATAATCCACTGTATGTCCTTGGTGATTGCGACCAATTATATCGCTTAGTTGCTAATTTAATTGTTAATGCCATTCAACATACTCCAGCAAATGGCAAAGTAACTGTTATTTTAAAACGCAACCATGATTATGCTCTGATTCAGGTTTGGGATACGGGTGTTGGTATTGCTCCCCAACATCAAAAACATATTTTCGATCGCTTTTATCGCGTAGAGAGCGATCGCTCTCGCAATACTGGTGGTTCGGGATTAGGACTGGCGATTGCACAAGCTATAGCCCGATCTCATCATGCTAGTCTAACTGTAAAGAGCGAACTGGGAAAAGGTAGTATTTTTATCGTACAGTTGCCTTTGGTTAAATCAAAGAAAACAGCTTAA